The proteins below come from a single Biomphalaria glabrata chromosome 10, xgBioGlab47.1, whole genome shotgun sequence genomic window:
- the LOC106052935 gene encoding HORMA domain-containing protein 1-like has protein sequence MMATSQLHRNQGKTWESIFPNEQVTEQKSALFVKKLLAVAISNITYLRAIFPEHAYGDKSLEDLNLKILRDESSCPGACQVIKWVKGCFDALDKKYLKTLIIGIYIDPNDPESVIESYTFKFSYNNHGEIDIYRNDKKVSSAYSSEETKKATIRLLRTLIILTNTLTSLPDNVMMTMKLFYYDEVTPADYEPPGFRPANDSAFHFAEEATNIAIGEVVTPFHMVKLRIKTGSKQFEFEEESVEVMEHSDQVMSISNAGLDNESNMLQEITSEKAKSVSALNSELKGDKKLSPTQPDSKKSPGKPKPDEENFLVRCPCGCNEDDGLMVMCSCCKFWQHGICFLIKSEDKAPTDHICDVCAKPGNAKLEPTDSYLSSICTVERQGTCLWRRTLSACLEYKRIIAPQLSRRLGIDNNVAQGLINRLEKEKFLIASSTSKRLGKTIDHERITNDGIPRYLSTPNSVKSNTLQLPEAKDNAMDIGPVNTVSSGKPTAADKDITTLSLKTSNLNLQNSKRVTRSSSSETEKNTFPLPESTVKRGRKRAYSKINSNEFDICESQENQCPVSKKKASTVTKDIAV, from the exons ATGATGGCTACATCTCAGCTTCATAGAAATCAAGGAAAAACG TGGGAGTCAATATTTCCTAATGAGCAAGTAACAGAACAGAAGTCTGCTTTGTTTGTGAAGAAACTCTTAGCTGTAGCTATATCAAATATTACTTATTTAAGAGCTATTTTCCCAGAGCATGCTTATGGAGATAAATCATTAGAAG atCTGAACTTAAAAATACTGAGAGATGAAAGTTCTTGTCCTGGGGCATGTCAAGTTATAAAATGGGTTAAAGGCTGCTTTGATGCTTTGGACAAAAAATAT TTAAAAACACTGATTATTGGG atCTACATTGATCCCAATGATCCAGAG agcgtTATAGAATCTTACACATTCAAATTTAGTTACAACAACCATGGAGAAATAGATATTTACAg AAATGACAAAAAAGTATCAAGTGCCTATTCATCAGAAGAGACAAAAAAAGCAACTATACGTCTTCTAAGAACACTAATCATACTCACCAACACACTGACCTCTTTACCAGATAATGTTATGATGACTATGAAGCTGTTTTATTATGATGAAG tTACCCCTGCTGACTATGAGCCACCTGGCTTTAGACCAGCAAATGATTCTGCTTTTCACTTTGCTGAAGAAGCAACAAATATAGCAATAGGAGAAGTAGTTACA ccTTTTCATAT GGTAAAACTGCGAATTAAGACAGGAAGCAAACAATTTGAATTTGAAGAGGAGTCAGTTGAAGTTATGGAACATTCCGATCAAGTAATGTCAATTAGTAATGCTGGATTAGATAAtgag AGTAACATGTTGCAAGAAATCACATCAGAAAAAGCAAAGAGTGTTTCAGCCCTCAACAGTGAATTGAAAGGAGACAAAAAACTGAGCCCAACACAGCCAG ACTCCAAAAAAAGTCCTGGGAAACCTAAACCTGATGAAGAAAATTTTCTTGTAAGATGCCCTTGTGGATGTAATGag GATGATGGTTTAATGGTAATGTGCTCTTGCTGTAAATTCTGGCAACATGGAATCTGTTTCCTAATCAAATCTGAAGATAAAGCACCTACGGATCATATTTGTGATGTTTGTGCTAAG CCAGGAAATGCTAAACTTGAGCCAACAGACTCTTATCTCTCTAGCATCTGTACAGTTGAAAGACAG ggAACATGCTTATGGAGAAGAACTTTGTCTGCTTGTTTGGAGTACAAGCGCATAATAGCCCCCCAATTATCAAGACGGCTTGGTATTGACAATAATGTAGCCCAGGGACTCATAAATAgacttgaaaaagaaaaatttctaATAGCTTCTAGTACCAGTAaaag ATTAGGCAAAACTATTGATCATGAAAGAATAACAAATGATGGTATTCCACGTTATCTAAGTACTCCAAATTCTGTCAAAAGCAATACATTGCAGTTGCCAGAAGCCAAAGATAATGCTATG GACATAGGACCTGTCAACACTGTTAGTTCAGGAAAACCTACTGCTGCagataaa gATATTACAACACTGTCTTTAAAAACAAGCAATCTTAATCTACAAAATTCGAAACGAGTAACACGAAGTAGCAGTTCTGAG acTGAAAAGAATACATTTCCACTTCCGGAATCGACAGTGAAAAGGGGAAGAAAGAGAGCCTATTCAAAGATAAATTCT AATGAATTTGACATTTGTGAAAGTCAGGAGAACCAATGCCCTGTGTCTAAAAAAAAGGCTAGTACTGTCACAAAGGATATTGCAgtgtga
- the LOC106052936 gene encoding Na(+)/citrate cotransporter-like isoform X3 has product MFSFSCLSFALCIEKWHLHRRIAIKTLLCMGTSPKWLTLGFMLPTWFLSLWINNTSATAMMVPVVMAVLDQLHKLEASSIELNTFEEPASEVISQNNDQKQAIKKYIDNEAFHYPNKEYKQMCKLLNLCVCYSASLGGIGSITGSSTNLIMQGQSDAIFESYGLQSGVNFLSWFLCCCPVAFLCLILMWLWLVFHFLGFRELTSWKCGDSVKNESLKAVLRTHLEEMGSLSFAETAIIGHFIILLSLWLSMKFPGGVGWSLWFRPEFVNNSTPGIILLLSLFLFPSEKPKIFCRQNANNTSLDENILYRPVPALLEWKNIQDHYPWGTWCLLCGGYAIAHICQESGLSLWIATQLSVFSNMQPWIMLFILTLIISFMTEITSNAAMISILCPILAELALSMQMNPLYLLLPATLACSLAFMLPVATPPNAIVFAIGHIKVKDMVKAGLVLNFLCLIMINIATNTWMTAILDLNVIPPVMNRQLNLSHAFVNTTK; this is encoded by the exons ATGTTTAGCTTCAGCTGTTTGTCATTTGCACTATGCATTGAAAAGTGGCACCTTCACAGAAGAATAGCAATCAAAACATTGTTGTGTATGGGAACAAGTCCTAAATG GCTTACCCTTGGCTTTATGTTACCTACATGGTTTTTGTCATTATGGATAAATAACACATCTGCGACTGCTATGATGGTACCAGTTGTTATGGCTGTACTTGATCAGTTGCATAAATTAGAAGCATCATCAATAGAGCTAAACACTTTTGAAGAACCAG CATCAGAAGTCATTTCTCAAAATAATGACCAGAAACAAGCGATTAAAAA ATATATAGATAATGAAGCATTTCATTATCCCAACAAAGAGTATAAACAAATGTGTAAACTGCTGAACCTTTGTGTCTGCTATTCAGCTTCATTAGGAGGAATTGGATCCATTACTGGATCATCTACAAACTTAATAATGCAGGGCCAGTCTGATGC AATTTTTGAGTCCTATGGCTTGCAGTCTGGTGTGAACTTTCTTAGCTGGTTTTTGTGCTGCTGTCCAGTTGCATTCTTGTGTTTAATTTTGATGTGGTTATGgcttgtgtttcattttttggGTTTCAG AGAGCTGACAAGTTGGAAGTGTGGAGATTCTGTGAAAAATGAATCTTTAAAAGCTGTGCTAAGAACTCATCTTGAGGAAATGGGTTCTCTTag CTTTGCAGAAACAGCCATCATTGGACATTTCATAATTCTTCTATCATTGTGGTTATCAATGAAATTCCCTGGTGGTGTAGGCTGGAGTCTTTGGTTTAGGCCTGA GTTTGTCAACAACTCAACTCCTGGAATAATATTGCtgctgtctctctttcttttcccaTCTGAGAAACCAAAAATCTTCTGTAGGCAGAACGCAAATAATACAT CATTAGATGAAAATATCTTGTATAGACCAGTTCCAGCCCTTCTAGAGTGGAAAAATATTCAAGATCATTATCCTTGGGGTACTTGGTGTTTACTTTGTGGAGGATATGCAATTGCTCACATTTGTCAG gaatctGGCTTATCATTGTGGATAGCTACTCAACTCTCTGTATTTTCCAATATGCAGCCTTGGATTATGCTATTCATATTGACATTGATTATATCTTTTATGACAGAGATTACCAGCAATGCAGCAATGATTAGTATTTTGTGTCCCATTCTTGCTGAACTA GCATTATCGATGCAAATGAATCCACTATATCTGCTTCTTCCTGCAACTTTGGCTTGTTCTCTGGCGTTTATGCTTCCAGTTGCTACTCCACCAAATGCTATTGTATTTGCTATAGGGCATATCAAAGTCAAAGATATG gtgAAAGCTGGTTtagttcttaattttctttgtcTTATAATGATCAACATTGCTACCAACACCTGGATGACTGCTATTTTAGATCTTAATGTAATTCCACCTGTTATGAATAGACAATTAAACCTTAGTCATGCATTTgttaatacaacaaaataa
- the LOC106052936 gene encoding Na(+)/citrate cotransporter-like isoform X1, with amino-acid sequence MKVLKDLLVIWKTLVLISVPLLASPILSINGSKELACLYGVIIVSAFWITEVLPLPVTALLPIVIFPLLGVLPAKEVALSYVKDVSMFSFSCLSFALCIEKWHLHRRIAIKTLLCMGTSPKWLTLGFMLPTWFLSLWINNTSATAMMVPVVMAVLDQLHKLEASSIELNTFEEPASEVISQNNDQKQAIKKYIDNEAFHYPNKEYKQMCKLLNLCVCYSASLGGIGSITGSSTNLIMQGQSDAIFESYGLQSGVNFLSWFLCCCPVAFLCLILMWLWLVFHFLGFRELTSWKCGDSVKNESLKAVLRTHLEEMGSLSFAETAIIGHFIILLSLWLSMKFPGGVGWSLWFRPEFVNNSTPGIILLLSLFLFPSEKPKIFCRQNANNTSLDENILYRPVPALLEWKNIQDHYPWGTWCLLCGGYAIAHICQESGLSLWIATQLSVFSNMQPWIMLFILTLIISFMTEITSNAAMISILCPILAELALSMQMNPLYLLLPATLACSLAFMLPVATPPNAIVFAIGHIKVKDMVKAGLVLNFLCLIMINIATNTWMTAILDLNVIPPVMNRQLNLSHAFVNTTK; translated from the exons ATGAAGGTATTAAAAGATTTATTAGTAATTTGGAAAACACTAGTTCTTATTAGTGTACCATTATTAGCATCACCCATTTTGTCAATAAATGGTTCTAAG gAGTTGGCTTGTTTGTATGGTGTCATAATAGTCTCTGCATTTTGGATAACAGAGGTTTTACCACTTCCTGTAACAGCCCTCCTACCTATTGTCATATTTCCTTTACTTGGAGTATTACCAGCGAAGGAAGTAGCCCTGAGTTATGTTAAG GATGTTTCCATGTTTAGCTTCAGCTGTTTGTCATTTGCACTATGCATTGAAAAGTGGCACCTTCACAGAAGAATAGCAATCAAAACATTGTTGTGTATGGGAACAAGTCCTAAATG GCTTACCCTTGGCTTTATGTTACCTACATGGTTTTTGTCATTATGGATAAATAACACATCTGCGACTGCTATGATGGTACCAGTTGTTATGGCTGTACTTGATCAGTTGCATAAATTAGAAGCATCATCAATAGAGCTAAACACTTTTGAAGAACCAG CATCAGAAGTCATTTCTCAAAATAATGACCAGAAACAAGCGATTAAAAA ATATATAGATAATGAAGCATTTCATTATCCCAACAAAGAGTATAAACAAATGTGTAAACTGCTGAACCTTTGTGTCTGCTATTCAGCTTCATTAGGAGGAATTGGATCCATTACTGGATCATCTACAAACTTAATAATGCAGGGCCAGTCTGATGC AATTTTTGAGTCCTATGGCTTGCAGTCTGGTGTGAACTTTCTTAGCTGGTTTTTGTGCTGCTGTCCAGTTGCATTCTTGTGTTTAATTTTGATGTGGTTATGgcttgtgtttcattttttggGTTTCAG AGAGCTGACAAGTTGGAAGTGTGGAGATTCTGTGAAAAATGAATCTTTAAAAGCTGTGCTAAGAACTCATCTTGAGGAAATGGGTTCTCTTag CTTTGCAGAAACAGCCATCATTGGACATTTCATAATTCTTCTATCATTGTGGTTATCAATGAAATTCCCTGGTGGTGTAGGCTGGAGTCTTTGGTTTAGGCCTGA GTTTGTCAACAACTCAACTCCTGGAATAATATTGCtgctgtctctctttcttttcccaTCTGAGAAACCAAAAATCTTCTGTAGGCAGAACGCAAATAATACAT CATTAGATGAAAATATCTTGTATAGACCAGTTCCAGCCCTTCTAGAGTGGAAAAATATTCAAGATCATTATCCTTGGGGTACTTGGTGTTTACTTTGTGGAGGATATGCAATTGCTCACATTTGTCAG gaatctGGCTTATCATTGTGGATAGCTACTCAACTCTCTGTATTTTCCAATATGCAGCCTTGGATTATGCTATTCATATTGACATTGATTATATCTTTTATGACAGAGATTACCAGCAATGCAGCAATGATTAGTATTTTGTGTCCCATTCTTGCTGAACTA GCATTATCGATGCAAATGAATCCACTATATCTGCTTCTTCCTGCAACTTTGGCTTGTTCTCTGGCGTTTATGCTTCCAGTTGCTACTCCACCAAATGCTATTGTATTTGCTATAGGGCATATCAAAGTCAAAGATATG gtgAAAGCTGGTTtagttcttaattttctttgtcTTATAATGATCAACATTGCTACCAACACCTGGATGACTGCTATTTTAGATCTTAATGTAATTCCACCTGTTATGAATAGACAATTAAACCTTAGTCATGCATTTgttaatacaacaaaataa
- the LOC106052936 gene encoding Na(+)/citrate cotransporter-like isoform X2, with protein sequence MKELACLYGVIIVSAFWITEVLPLPVTALLPIVIFPLLGVLPAKEVALSYVKDVSMFSFSCLSFALCIEKWHLHRRIAIKTLLCMGTSPKWLTLGFMLPTWFLSLWINNTSATAMMVPVVMAVLDQLHKLEASSIELNTFEEPASEVISQNNDQKQAIKKYIDNEAFHYPNKEYKQMCKLLNLCVCYSASLGGIGSITGSSTNLIMQGQSDAIFESYGLQSGVNFLSWFLCCCPVAFLCLILMWLWLVFHFLGFRELTSWKCGDSVKNESLKAVLRTHLEEMGSLSFAETAIIGHFIILLSLWLSMKFPGGVGWSLWFRPEFVNNSTPGIILLLSLFLFPSEKPKIFCRQNANNTSLDENILYRPVPALLEWKNIQDHYPWGTWCLLCGGYAIAHICQESGLSLWIATQLSVFSNMQPWIMLFILTLIISFMTEITSNAAMISILCPILAELALSMQMNPLYLLLPATLACSLAFMLPVATPPNAIVFAIGHIKVKDMVKAGLVLNFLCLIMINIATNTWMTAILDLNVIPPVMNRQLNLSHAFVNTTK encoded by the exons ATGAAG gAGTTGGCTTGTTTGTATGGTGTCATAATAGTCTCTGCATTTTGGATAACAGAGGTTTTACCACTTCCTGTAACAGCCCTCCTACCTATTGTCATATTTCCTTTACTTGGAGTATTACCAGCGAAGGAAGTAGCCCTGAGTTATGTTAAG GATGTTTCCATGTTTAGCTTCAGCTGTTTGTCATTTGCACTATGCATTGAAAAGTGGCACCTTCACAGAAGAATAGCAATCAAAACATTGTTGTGTATGGGAACAAGTCCTAAATG GCTTACCCTTGGCTTTATGTTACCTACATGGTTTTTGTCATTATGGATAAATAACACATCTGCGACTGCTATGATGGTACCAGTTGTTATGGCTGTACTTGATCAGTTGCATAAATTAGAAGCATCATCAATAGAGCTAAACACTTTTGAAGAACCAG CATCAGAAGTCATTTCTCAAAATAATGACCAGAAACAAGCGATTAAAAA ATATATAGATAATGAAGCATTTCATTATCCCAACAAAGAGTATAAACAAATGTGTAAACTGCTGAACCTTTGTGTCTGCTATTCAGCTTCATTAGGAGGAATTGGATCCATTACTGGATCATCTACAAACTTAATAATGCAGGGCCAGTCTGATGC AATTTTTGAGTCCTATGGCTTGCAGTCTGGTGTGAACTTTCTTAGCTGGTTTTTGTGCTGCTGTCCAGTTGCATTCTTGTGTTTAATTTTGATGTGGTTATGgcttgtgtttcattttttggGTTTCAG AGAGCTGACAAGTTGGAAGTGTGGAGATTCTGTGAAAAATGAATCTTTAAAAGCTGTGCTAAGAACTCATCTTGAGGAAATGGGTTCTCTTag CTTTGCAGAAACAGCCATCATTGGACATTTCATAATTCTTCTATCATTGTGGTTATCAATGAAATTCCCTGGTGGTGTAGGCTGGAGTCTTTGGTTTAGGCCTGA GTTTGTCAACAACTCAACTCCTGGAATAATATTGCtgctgtctctctttcttttcccaTCTGAGAAACCAAAAATCTTCTGTAGGCAGAACGCAAATAATACAT CATTAGATGAAAATATCTTGTATAGACCAGTTCCAGCCCTTCTAGAGTGGAAAAATATTCAAGATCATTATCCTTGGGGTACTTGGTGTTTACTTTGTGGAGGATATGCAATTGCTCACATTTGTCAG gaatctGGCTTATCATTGTGGATAGCTACTCAACTCTCTGTATTTTCCAATATGCAGCCTTGGATTATGCTATTCATATTGACATTGATTATATCTTTTATGACAGAGATTACCAGCAATGCAGCAATGATTAGTATTTTGTGTCCCATTCTTGCTGAACTA GCATTATCGATGCAAATGAATCCACTATATCTGCTTCTTCCTGCAACTTTGGCTTGTTCTCTGGCGTTTATGCTTCCAGTTGCTACTCCACCAAATGCTATTGTATTTGCTATAGGGCATATCAAAGTCAAAGATATG gtgAAAGCTGGTTtagttcttaattttctttgtcTTATAATGATCAACATTGCTACCAACACCTGGATGACTGCTATTTTAGATCTTAATGTAATTCCACCTGTTATGAATAGACAATTAAACCTTAGTCATGCATTTgttaatacaacaaaataa